Proteins from a single region of Punica granatum isolate Tunisia-2019 chromosome 8, ASM765513v2, whole genome shotgun sequence:
- the LOC116216083 gene encoding cyclin-dependent protein kinase inhibitor SIM-like produces the protein MSTSMDLEFRENPPRIDNTLTLPPIRTLCALNSRSDNYHSSRTNTNDDKESIIAVGGAATAGGEEDTECRTPTSSEHKIPQVLECPPAPRKPRRTSLGKRKASELRSMEFFDVVNREEVEDLFRRLEQCRLNNPTSVVKRRSSCKGFVVQFR, from the coding sequence ATGTCTACCTCTATGGATCTGGAGTTCCGAGAAAATCCACCCAGAATTGACAACACCCTAACACTGCCACCGATCAGGACCCTTTGCGCTCTGAATTCAAGATCCGATAATTATCATAGCTCAAGAACCAACACCAATGATGATAAGGAGAGCATTATCGCTGTAGGAGGTGCAGCAACTGCCGGAGGTGAAGAAGATACTGAATGCCGGACCCCCACATCTAGCGAGCATAAGATCCCGCAGGTACTTGAGTGCCCGCCAGCGCCGAGGAAGCCGAGGAGGACATCTTTAGGAAAGAGGAAGGCATCAGAATTGAGGTCAATGGAGTTCTTCGATGTGGTGAACCGGGAAGAAGTGGAGGATCTGTTCAGGAGGTTGGAGCAGTGCAGACTTAATAATCCAACATCGGTCGTGAAGAGAAGATCCTCATGCAAGGGCTTCGTGGTGCAGTTTCGATGA